From Cecembia calidifontis, one genomic window encodes:
- the thrA gene encoding bifunctional aspartate kinase/homoserine dehydrogenase I, whose translation MKILKFGGSSVANKENILKVFKILSSQQKKGEFAVVFSAFGGVTEILLNSAEKARQGDRSYVDEVKALEERHFETVKQLIPIQLQSTVLTFVKVRFNELEDLFHGIFLIKECSPRTLDYVASFGERLSAFILTEALKVEGFPAVYLDARSVIRTNDRFGNAKVDFSATNDLILDYFHQNPGLKVITGFIGSTEKGETTTLGRSGSDYTAAIFASALQAESLEIWTDVSGVLTSDPRLVYTAFTIPQLTYSEAMELSHFGAKVIFPATMQPAMKKGIPIYIKNTFDPANPGTLINGEGPSGKLIKGISSMSGVSLLNIEGSGLIEVVGVSRRVFGALADANIHVLLISQASSEHSICVAIRTLEVPRAKEAIEKEFLYEIKNGEMDPVVVVPNMSVVAVVGENMKHNPGASGRMFQSLGRNNINVYAIAQGSSELNISAVVSQADLQKALNVLHEAFFLSDNKVLHVFLVGVGLIGKALIKMIANQREKLQRENDLDIQIHGIANSRYMAFHEDGFDLKNCPSPEDAEGSRPMDLEKFIQQMEEMNFSNSVFVDCTASQDVADVYDRVLEASIPIVTPNKKANSGSLDNYKALKKLAYKRGVKFLYETNVAAGLPVINTLQDLMLSGDKVIRIEAVLSGSMNYIFSEFENGLAFSEVVKLAKEKGYTEPDPRDDLSGMDVARKILILGREAEQDLHFEDISIQSMVPEDCVETKDIQEFFDRLKKHDAAFSELLQKARSEGKKLRFMATLENGKAKVGLNALDSTHPFYTLKGSDNMILFTTERYHDFPMIIRGPGAGADVTAAGVFADVIRLGNYSR comes from the coding sequence ATGAAGATTTTAAAATTTGGAGGTTCTTCCGTCGCTAACAAAGAAAATATTCTCAAAGTATTTAAGATTTTAAGTTCCCAGCAAAAGAAGGGTGAGTTCGCCGTTGTATTTTCAGCCTTTGGGGGAGTTACAGAAATTTTATTGAATTCCGCAGAAAAGGCGAGGCAGGGTGACCGCTCTTATGTGGATGAAGTAAAAGCTTTGGAGGAGAGACATTTTGAGACAGTCAAGCAGTTGATCCCCATACAGCTGCAATCGACTGTGCTCACTTTTGTCAAAGTCAGGTTCAATGAATTGGAAGACCTCTTTCACGGGATATTTTTGATCAAGGAATGTTCTCCAAGAACCTTGGATTATGTAGCAAGTTTTGGAGAGAGGTTGTCTGCTTTTATCCTGACAGAGGCCCTGAAGGTGGAAGGTTTTCCAGCAGTCTATTTGGATGCGAGGTCTGTAATCCGCACCAATGACAGGTTTGGCAATGCCAAAGTGGACTTTTCCGCTACCAATGACCTGATTTTGGATTATTTTCATCAAAATCCAGGTCTTAAGGTCATTACCGGATTTATAGGTTCTACTGAAAAAGGCGAAACAACCACGCTGGGAAGAAGTGGGTCTGATTATACTGCTGCCATATTTGCTTCTGCTTTACAGGCTGAAAGCCTGGAAATCTGGACAGACGTTTCAGGGGTTCTGACATCAGATCCAAGATTGGTTTATACTGCTTTTACCATTCCCCAGCTTACTTACAGTGAGGCGATGGAGTTGTCCCATTTTGGCGCAAAGGTGATCTTTCCTGCCACCATGCAGCCTGCGATGAAGAAGGGTATTCCTATTTATATCAAAAACACATTTGATCCGGCCAATCCGGGAACTCTGATCAATGGCGAGGGACCAAGTGGTAAACTCATCAAAGGCATATCTTCCATGTCTGGTGTTTCCTTGTTAAATATTGAGGGCTCAGGTCTTATTGAGGTAGTGGGTGTGAGCAGAAGGGTCTTTGGTGCGCTTGCGGATGCCAATATCCATGTCCTGCTGATCAGCCAGGCTTCTTCTGAACACAGTATTTGTGTGGCAATACGTACTTTGGAAGTGCCCAGGGCCAAGGAAGCCATCGAAAAGGAATTTCTCTATGAAATAAAAAACGGAGAGATGGATCCTGTGGTAGTGGTACCCAACATGTCTGTAGTGGCAGTAGTGGGGGAAAATATGAAACATAACCCCGGTGCCAGCGGAAGGATGTTCCAGTCTTTGGGTAGGAACAATATCAACGTATATGCTATCGCCCAGGGAAGCTCCGAACTGAATATTTCTGCTGTGGTGTCCCAGGCAGATCTTCAAAAGGCATTAAACGTGCTGCATGAAGCCTTCTTCCTTTCTGATAACAAAGTACTCCACGTGTTTTTGGTAGGTGTAGGGTTAATTGGAAAGGCATTGATCAAGATGATCGCCAATCAAAGGGAGAAATTGCAAAGGGAAAATGATTTGGATATTCAAATCCATGGTATAGCCAACTCCAGGTATATGGCCTTTCATGAAGATGGATTTGATTTGAAAAATTGCCCAAGTCCAGAGGATGCGGAGGGCTCCAGACCCATGGACCTGGAAAAATTTATCCAGCAAATGGAAGAAATGAATTTCTCCAATTCGGTTTTTGTGGACTGTACAGCCAGTCAGGATGTTGCTGATGTATATGACCGGGTCTTGGAGGCCAGTATACCAATTGTAACCCCCAATAAGAAGGCCAATTCAGGGTCATTGGATAACTATAAAGCTCTCAAGAAACTGGCTTATAAGCGTGGTGTGAAATTCCTCTACGAAACCAACGTAGCAGCCGGACTTCCTGTAATCAATACCTTACAGGACCTCATGCTCAGTGGGGATAAGGTCATCAGGATTGAGGCGGTTTTGAGCGGATCCATGAATTATATTTTTTCGGAATTTGAAAACGGTCTCGCCTTCAGTGAGGTGGTGAAATTGGCAAAAGAAAAAGGATACACAGAACCTGACCCAAGAGATGACCTCAGTGGCATGGATGTAGCCAGAAAAATCCTCATCCTCGGGAGGGAAGCTGAACAGGATCTGCATTTTGAGGACATCAGCATACAAAGTATGGTACCGGAGGATTGTGTAGAAACAAAAGATATTCAGGAGTTTTTTGACAGATTAAAAAAACATGATGCGGCCTTTTCGGAATTGCTTCAGAAAGCCCGCTCCGAAGGAAAAAAACTCCGGTTCATGGCCACTCTGGAAAATGGAAAAGCAAAGGTAGGGCTTAATGCTCTTGATAGCACCCATCCTTTTTATACCTTAAAAGGAAGTGACAATATGATCCTGTTTACTACCGAACGCTACCATGATTTCCCCATGATCATACGTGGGCCTGGTGCAGGAGCAGATGTGACAGCAGCAGGGGTTTTTGCTGATGTAATCAGGTTAGGTAATTATTCCAGATAG
- a CDS encoding nuclear transport factor 2 family protein, which produces MKKVLILVLSIVLLTPSLQAQEEKEVEKVIASLFVGMKNKDPELVRQSFHPDASMQTVIAGEQGATLGSNSVADFINRIATTPVGTTLDERILDYQIKIDGQMASAWTSYEFYVNDGFSHCGVNSFQLIKTADGWKITYVIDTRRKEGCK; this is translated from the coding sequence ATGAAAAAAGTCCTAATTCTTGTTTTATCCATCGTTTTATTAACGCCATCGTTACAGGCCCAAGAGGAAAAAGAAGTTGAAAAAGTCATCGCTTCCCTGTTTGTAGGCATGAAAAACAAAGATCCGGAGTTGGTCAGGCAATCTTTTCATCCAGATGCCAGTATGCAAACCGTGATAGCAGGGGAGCAAGGTGCTACCTTAGGCTCCAATTCTGTTGCCGATTTTATCAATAGAATCGCCACTACCCCGGTTGGAACTACCCTTGATGAAAGGATTTTAGATTATCAGATAAAAATCGATGGGCAAATGGCATCTGCCTGGACCAGCTATGAATTTTATGTGAATGATGGATTTAGCCATTGTGGGGTGAATTCATTTCAGCTTATTAAAACAGCTGATGGTTGGAAAATCACTTATGTGATTGATACGAGAAGAAAAGAAGGCTGCAAGTAA
- a CDS encoding head GIN domain-containing protein — translation MKTKTTLLILSFFLTFGLLQAQTQREVRSLGAFNAVKVSNAIKVELVKGSENKAELTVSGIELGKVETSIVDETLEIRLARGNFRNHNVEVKITYKDIQGIEALTSARVIAKSPIEASEAYLFASTSAYLEAEVEADVLNIEAATNAKIFVTGKVEKLGLRAFTNAEIDGQNLRANQVEVMANTAATVYFRTTGIIEGSAATAAKIYYKGNPKEINVKTSTGGTISRH, via the coding sequence ATGAAAACAAAAACCACACTGTTGATTTTATCTTTTTTCTTGACTTTTGGGCTTTTACAGGCGCAGACCCAAAGGGAAGTCAGAAGTCTTGGTGCATTCAATGCAGTCAAAGTATCCAATGCCATCAAAGTTGAACTGGTCAAAGGGAGTGAAAATAAAGCTGAACTAACGGTATCCGGGATAGAATTGGGCAAGGTGGAAACCTCCATTGTGGATGAAACCTTGGAGATTCGATTGGCGAGAGGGAATTTCAGAAACCACAATGTCGAGGTTAAAATTACCTACAAGGACATTCAGGGCATAGAAGCCTTGACAAGTGCCAGAGTTATCGCTAAAAGCCCAATCGAAGCATCTGAAGCCTATTTGTTTGCATCTACCAGTGCTTACCTTGAAGCAGAAGTCGAAGCGGATGTACTGAACATAGAGGCAGCCACCAATGCCAAAATTTTTGTAACAGGAAAAGTGGAAAAACTCGGACTAAGGGCCTTTACCAATGCAGAGATAGACGGACAAAATCTAAGGGCCAATCAGGTGGAAGTAATGGCAAATACCGCGGCAACGGTTTACTTTAGAACCACCGGCATTATTGAAGGTTCGGCGGCCACCGCAGCAAAAATTTATTACAAAGGAAATCCTAAAGAAATCAATGTAAAAACCAGTACCGGTGGTACTATCTCCAGACACTAA
- a CDS encoding SDR family NAD(P)-dependent oxidoreductase — MERNIIITGAAGNLGLEVVSKFKREGYRIIAIIQPDSGDEVEEADDVYEVDVIDPEAVLEFASEYQMQYGEVDAIALLVGGFAMGDIEHTTVEDLEKMIRLNFYSAFNMVKNFLPFMKKADFGSFLFVGARPALQPQDGKNVVAYALSKNMVMGLANYVAEESKGTRIRAHIFVPSIIDTPQNREAMPDADFTQWVSPSDIAEAMHYAVNNPALRNMTFKLYGGI, encoded by the coding sequence ATGGAAAGGAATATTATCATCACGGGTGCTGCAGGAAATTTGGGTTTGGAGGTGGTAAGCAAATTTAAGAGAGAAGGTTACAGGATTATAGCCATTATTCAGCCTGATTCCGGAGACGAAGTGGAGGAGGCAGATGATGTCTATGAAGTAGATGTAATAGATCCCGAAGCTGTTCTTGAATTTGCCAGTGAATACCAAATGCAATATGGGGAAGTGGACGCTATCGCACTATTGGTGGGCGGTTTTGCTATGGGTGATATTGAACACACCACTGTCGAAGACTTGGAGAAGATGATCCGGCTGAATTTTTATTCGGCCTTCAACATGGTCAAAAACTTCCTTCCCTTTATGAAAAAGGCTGATTTTGGTAGTTTTCTCTTCGTTGGGGCCCGTCCTGCACTTCAGCCACAAGATGGGAAAAACGTTGTGGCATACGCTTTGAGCAAGAATATGGTGATGGGCTTGGCCAATTACGTAGCAGAAGAATCAAAAGGCACCAGGATAAGGGCGCATATTTTTGTCCCCAGTATCATTGATACGCCTCAGAATAGAGAGGCCATGCCGGATGCGGACTTTACGCAATGGGTAAGTCCCTCAGATATTGCAGAGGCTATGCATTATGCGGTCAATAACCCCGCTTTGAGAAACATGACCTTTAAGCTTTATGGAGGTATTTAA
- a CDS encoding mechanosensitive ion channel family protein — protein MPQSKSVFRLAETKKFRIFIVKLLIYLALFLLNTISVPFMDWVSAKPGLSNVITAILFLLGANILISLARIITARIYLRKQEDEELHPNFLLGIAWISNILNSIVFISALIMAFGLKPVEFLTSLTIVAAAIAIVTKDYITNTINGLIIMFTDQFSLGDTIKINDQKGIIKDITLMNTVLKRDDGLTMMIPNNLMLSTHVINYRFTDRKDVEFLFEVPIEYKMGLKEIKEKIEPKLSKRLESKEISKFVVGLGGVFEEKIAFKIIVGIAPEREPEIREEFDEILLELLYAKQG, from the coding sequence ATGCCCCAATCAAAATCAGTTTTTAGACTTGCCGAAACAAAGAAATTCCGCATTTTTATAGTCAAGCTGCTGATCTATCTTGCTTTGTTCCTCCTGAACACGATTTCTGTTCCTTTTATGGATTGGGTCTCTGCCAAACCAGGGCTTTCCAATGTCATTACTGCGATTCTTTTCCTTCTTGGTGCAAATATCCTCATTTCTTTGGCAAGAATAATTACAGCAAGAATCTATCTTAGAAAACAAGAAGACGAAGAACTGCATCCCAATTTCCTCCTGGGAATTGCTTGGATTTCCAATATACTAAATTCGATCGTATTCATCTCTGCACTCATTATGGCTTTTGGTTTAAAGCCAGTAGAGTTCTTGACAAGCTTGACCATTGTTGCTGCCGCCATAGCCATCGTTACTAAGGATTACATCACCAATACCATCAATGGACTGATCATCATGTTTACAGATCAGTTTTCATTGGGTGACACCATCAAAATCAATGACCAAAAGGGGATCATAAAAGATATCACTTTGATGAACACTGTGCTCAAAAGAGACGATGGACTGACCATGATGATTCCCAACAACCTGATGCTTAGTACCCACGTCATCAATTACAGGTTTACGGACCGTAAGGATGTGGAGTTTTTGTTTGAGGTACCCATTGAATATAAAATGGGACTGAAAGAAATCAAAGAAAAAATCGAGCCCAAACTATCAAAAAGGCTGGAATCAAAAGAAATTTCAAAATTCGTGGTAGGATTGGGCGGTGTGTTCGAAGAAAAAATCGCCTTCAAAATAATCGTGGGAATTGCACCTGAAAGAGAGCCTGAGATCAGGGAAGAGTTTGATGAAATCTTATTGGAACTATTGTATGCAAAACAGGGATAA
- a CDS encoding MGMT family protein — protein sequence MQNRDNYFDLVYQVVKLIPKGRVTSYGAIANYLGLKSGARMVGYAMNASHSQPDIPAHRVVNRNGVLTGKHHFPHPEFMQQQLESEGIKVRNDKILEFEKIFWDPNNLEI from the coding sequence ATGCAAAACAGGGATAATTACTTCGATCTGGTATATCAGGTAGTAAAACTCATTCCCAAAGGAAGGGTAACTTCCTATGGGGCCATTGCCAATTACCTTGGCCTCAAAAGCGGGGCCCGCATGGTAGGATATGCCATGAATGCCTCCCATAGTCAGCCGGACATCCCTGCACATAGGGTAGTCAACAGGAACGGGGTATTGACCGGCAAACATCATTTCCCGCACCCTGAATTCATGCAGCAACAATTGGAATCAGAAGGCATTAAGGTAAGAAATGATAAAATCCTTGAGTTCGAAAAAATATTCTGGGACCCAAATAACTTGGAAATCTGA
- a CDS encoding helix-turn-helix domain-containing protein — MDTALKSHIAENLRKHRVLRGYTQEYIAEYLGKKDYTAYSRYEQGRSNLNPDCSYPPVSSCNLGISVFLSSSLCTTDFLFLNG; from the coding sequence ATGGATACAGCATTGAAAAGCCATATTGCGGAGAACCTCCGCAAGCACCGGGTATTGAGGGGCTACACACAGGAATATATCGCAGAATACCTGGGCAAAAAAGACTACACAGCTTATTCGAGGTACGAACAGGGCAGATCCAATCTTAACCCAGATTGCAGCTATCCGCCTGTAAGTAGCTGTAATTTGGGTATTTCTGTTTTTTTGAGTTCAAGTTTGTGTACTACGGATTTTCTTTTTTTAAACGGTTGA
- a CDS encoding IS1634 family transposase: MYFKFSLRKHPDTGILSGYYRLVESYRNADNRVCHRTILNIGFMEDAAPEQLNKIQKHLTEKYEQKASLFDLEEDPIVRRYVEDFWNRIVSSKKLDIKSEQQLSRMVDMDTIQHSNAREIGAENIAFRTWEKLQLTPLLLSAGFSAEDASLAATQVVSRAVYPASELKTVRWIKENSAVCELTGYDMDKITKDKLYKSALELYKVKDSLEKHLSKRTNELFDLQDKIILYDLTNTYFEGEKPNSKLAQYGRSKEKRKDAKLVVLALVVNVEGFIKYSSILEGNIADCNTLAAMIEKLSVHTCTGPAVVVLDAGIATEENLHLIRNKGYSYLCVSRTKLKDYSYVPDRLTTLLETKSKQNIRLRAVSTEKNTDYYLEVKSPSKEKKEEGMKLQFEERFEQELQKIHHALNSKGGVKKTDKVHQRIGRAKEKYPSVQYYYEITVESDPKTEQATAMSWKKNPEREQAKTDNLGVYFLRTNLNVQEEYIIWNIYNTIREIENAFRTLKTDLDLRPIYHKNDDAAMAHLHLGILAYWIVNTVRYQLKQNGIKSCWREIVRVGNTQKVITTSGKNTYDKIITTRKCTVPNKNLKEIYDILKAKYQPFKKRKSVVHKLELKKTEIPKLQLLTGG, encoded by the coding sequence ATGTATTTCAAGTTCTCTTTACGTAAACATCCCGATACGGGAATACTCAGCGGATACTACCGGCTGGTGGAAAGTTACCGTAATGCGGACAACAGGGTGTGTCATCGCACTATCCTGAATATAGGTTTCATGGAGGATGCTGCACCCGAGCAGCTCAACAAAATACAGAAACACCTTACCGAGAAGTATGAGCAGAAGGCTTCTCTTTTTGACCTGGAGGAAGATCCAATCGTCAGACGCTATGTTGAAGACTTCTGGAATCGGATCGTATCTTCCAAGAAGCTGGATATCAAGTCGGAACAGCAGCTGTCACGGATGGTGGATATGGATACCATCCAGCACAGTAATGCCAGGGAAATAGGAGCTGAGAATATTGCTTTCCGGACATGGGAGAAGCTACAGCTTACACCTTTATTACTTTCGGCGGGATTCAGCGCCGAAGATGCCAGTCTTGCAGCCACACAGGTTGTATCCCGTGCGGTATACCCCGCTTCCGAACTCAAAACTGTCCGTTGGATAAAGGAAAACTCGGCAGTCTGTGAGCTTACGGGCTATGATATGGATAAAATAACCAAGGACAAGCTGTACAAAAGTGCGCTTGAGCTGTACAAAGTCAAAGATTCACTCGAAAAGCACCTTTCCAAACGTACCAATGAACTCTTTGATCTGCAGGATAAGATCATCCTTTATGACCTGACCAACACCTACTTTGAGGGAGAAAAGCCGAACAGTAAGCTGGCACAATACGGAAGGAGCAAGGAAAAAAGAAAAGATGCGAAACTTGTTGTGCTGGCACTGGTAGTGAATGTGGAAGGGTTTATCAAGTACTCCTCAATCCTGGAAGGAAACATAGCAGACTGCAACACACTTGCCGCAATGATTGAAAAGCTTTCCGTCCACACCTGTACAGGACCTGCGGTAGTGGTACTCGATGCGGGCATAGCCACCGAAGAAAACCTGCATCTTATCCGGAACAAAGGATACAGCTACCTCTGTGTAAGCAGGACAAAACTCAAGGATTATAGCTATGTGCCCGACAGGCTTACAACTCTGCTGGAAACAAAATCAAAGCAGAACATCAGACTCAGAGCCGTGTCCACAGAAAAAAACACAGACTATTATTTAGAAGTCAAAAGCCCTTCCAAAGAGAAGAAAGAGGAAGGTATGAAGCTACAGTTCGAAGAAAGGTTTGAACAGGAGCTGCAAAAAATACACCATGCCCTCAACAGCAAGGGAGGAGTCAAAAAAACCGATAAAGTCCACCAGCGCATCGGGAGGGCCAAAGAAAAGTATCCATCAGTCCAGTATTATTATGAGATCACTGTTGAAAGTGACCCTAAAACAGAACAGGCAACAGCAATGTCATGGAAGAAAAACCCGGAACGGGAGCAGGCAAAAACCGATAATCTGGGCGTCTATTTTTTACGGACAAACCTGAACGTGCAGGAGGAGTACATCATCTGGAATATCTATAACACTATCAGGGAAATAGAAAATGCCTTCCGTACCCTCAAAACCGACCTGGACCTCAGACCGATTTACCATAAAAATGATGATGCCGCCATGGCACATCTACATCTGGGAATCCTTGCATATTGGATAGTCAATACAGTAAGGTACCAGCTCAAACAGAATGGAATAAAAAGCTGCTGGCGTGAAATAGTAAGAGTAGGCAACACACAAAAGGTCATCACTACTTCAGGGAAAAACACCTATGACAAAATCATTACCACACGCAAGTGTACAGTTCCAAACAAAAACCTAAAAGAAATCTACGACATCCTTAAGGCCAAATATCAACCGTTTAAAAAAAGAAAATCCGTAGTACACAAACTTGAACTCAAAAAAACAGAAATACCCAAATTACAGCTACTTACAGGCGGATAG
- a CDS encoding sodium:solute symporter, whose protein sequence is MDSKLVLIVITSYFALLFLISWFTSRKVSSETFFTGDRQSPWFLVAFGMIGASLSGVTFVSVPGEIGNTQFHYFQVVLGYTLGYFTIAKVLLPLYYRLNLVSIYSYLEDRFGFWSYKTGAFFFILSRTLGSSIRVFLVAGVLQLILFDSWGIPFWVSVLITVSLIWLYTHRGGIKTVVWTDTLQTLFMLLAVVVSIYLVAKDLGILGVSELVSNIVADPRSEIFNWDWQSGTNFFKQFASGAFITIVMTGLDQDMMQKNLTCRNIGDAQKNMFWFTVILVFVNLLFLSLGVLLYQYAEIKGLTVPARTDDLYPFLATQHFTAFAGIIFVLGITAAAYSSADSTLTALTTSFCFDFLEIEKKYPKEKQVAVRKTVHLGFTFLMFFVILLFRWINDQSVINAVFIIAGYTYGPLLGLYSFGLFTKWKVKDKVVPYLAIAAPVLAFVISKNSEKLLWGYKFGFEVLILNGLLMFLGLYLFRQKN, encoded by the coding sequence ATGGATTCAAAGTTAGTTTTAATCGTTATAACATCATATTTTGCCCTCTTGTTTTTGATTTCCTGGTTTACTTCCAGGAAGGTCTCTTCCGAAACATTTTTCACAGGTGACAGGCAATCCCCTTGGTTTCTGGTTGCTTTTGGGATGATCGGAGCCTCCCTGTCAGGAGTTACTTTTGTCTCTGTTCCCGGAGAAATTGGAAATACACAATTTCATTATTTTCAGGTAGTTTTGGGCTATACCCTGGGTTACTTTACCATTGCCAAGGTTTTGCTTCCTTTGTACTACCGGCTGAACCTGGTTTCTATTTACAGTTACCTGGAAGACAGATTCGGCTTTTGGTCATATAAAACCGGTGCCTTCTTTTTTATTTTGTCCAGGACCCTGGGTTCTTCGATCAGGGTTTTTTTAGTAGCAGGGGTCTTACAACTTATATTATTTGATTCCTGGGGCATTCCATTTTGGGTTTCTGTTTTAATTACGGTTTCTCTGATATGGCTTTACACGCACAGAGGGGGCATCAAGACCGTGGTATGGACGGATACCTTGCAGACCCTTTTTATGCTTTTGGCGGTGGTGGTCAGTATTTACCTGGTCGCGAAAGATCTTGGGATACTTGGAGTGAGTGAGCTTGTGTCCAATATTGTGGCAGATCCCCGCTCTGAAATTTTCAATTGGGATTGGCAATCCGGCACCAATTTTTTCAAACAGTTTGCCTCGGGTGCATTTATCACTATCGTCATGACCGGCCTGGATCAGGATATGATGCAAAAAAACCTGACCTGTAGAAATATCGGGGATGCACAGAAAAACATGTTTTGGTTTACGGTCATCCTGGTTTTTGTCAACCTCCTTTTTCTCTCTTTAGGTGTTTTGCTTTATCAGTATGCCGAAATCAAGGGTCTGACTGTTCCTGCCCGAACCGATGATCTTTACCCGTTTCTTGCTACCCAACATTTTACTGCATTTGCTGGGATTATTTTTGTCCTGGGAATTACAGCGGCAGCCTATTCCAGTGCTGATTCTACTTTAACAGCACTTACTACTTCTTTTTGTTTTGATTTCCTGGAAATAGAAAAGAAATATCCAAAAGAAAAACAAGTGGCAGTCAGGAAAACCGTGCATCTTGGCTTTACCTTCTTGATGTTTTTTGTCATCCTTCTTTTCCGCTGGATCAATGACCAAAGTGTAATCAATGCGGTATTTATCATTGCAGGCTATACCTATGGCCCATTATTGGGATTGTATTCCTTTGGTCTGTTTACCAAGTGGAAGGTAAAAGACAAGGTAGTGCCTTACTTGGCTATTGCTGCTCCTGTTTTGGCTTTTGTAATCAGTAAGAATTCTGAAAAGTTGCTTTGGGGCTATAAGTTTGGATTTGAGGTCCTGATATTAAACGGTCTCTTGATGTTTTTGGGTCTGTATTTGTTCAGACAGAAAAACTAA
- a CDS encoding ATP-dependent Clp protease adaptor ClpS, with product MNYHTEAYPMLEEVEVLLEELIDTDECELVVFNDDINTFDHVIKVLIKVCQHTPEQAEQCTLIIHYKGKCTVKKGSRSKLKPMCQAILDAGIQAAII from the coding sequence ATGAATTACCATACAGAAGCATATCCCATGTTGGAAGAAGTAGAAGTATTACTGGAAGAGTTGATCGATACCGATGAATGTGAGTTGGTGGTATTCAATGACGACATCAATACCTTTGACCATGTGATCAAAGTGCTGATCAAAGTTTGCCAACATACGCCGGAGCAGGCAGAACAATGTACCCTGATCATTCATTATAAAGGCAAATGCACCGTAAAAAAGGGCAGCAGATCTAAATTAAAGCCCATGTGCCAGGCTATCTTGGATGCCGGCATCCAAGCCGCAATCATTTAA
- the recR gene encoding recombination mediator RecR: MNFPSKLIENAVNEISKLPGIGKKTALRLALHLLKQKENFTDDLTAALTALRKEVRYCQKCHNISDTEVCSICSSNRRDKSIICVVEDIPDVLAIENTAQYNGLYHVLGGVISPIQGIGPDDLKIEALLQRIEEPGEEKVSEVILALPATMEGDTTSFFITRKLKEFGIKVSTIARGIPIGGELEYTDEITLGRSILTRVNYSAD; encoded by the coding sequence GTGAACTTCCCTTCCAAACTTATTGAAAATGCTGTCAATGAAATCAGCAAGCTGCCGGGCATAGGAAAAAAAACTGCGCTTAGGCTTGCATTACACCTCTTGAAACAAAAAGAAAATTTCACGGATGATCTGACAGCTGCGCTGACAGCATTAAGGAAGGAAGTCAGGTATTGCCAAAAATGCCATAACATCTCCGACACAGAAGTATGTTCCATCTGTTCAAGTAACCGACGGGACAAAAGCATCATTTGTGTGGTCGAAGACATCCCTGATGTTTTGGCCATTGAAAATACGGCACAGTACAATGGCCTCTATCATGTTTTGGGCGGTGTAATTTCCCCCATCCAGGGTATTGGCCCAGATGATCTGAAAATAGAGGCCTTGCTCCAAAGAATTGAAGAGCCAGGAGAAGAAAAAGTATCAGAAGTAATTTTGGCATTGCCTGCTACTATGGAAGGGGACACTACCTCCTTTTTTATCACCAGAAAATTGAAAGAGTTTGGCATTAAGGTGAGTACCATTGCCAGAGGAATCCCGATTGGCGGCGAATTGGAGTATACAGATGAAATCACCTTGGGTAGAAGTATCCTTACGAGGGTAAATTATTCCGCAGATTAA
- a CDS encoding GIY-YIG nuclease family protein: protein MYFVYILYSSKTDKFYIGSTDDLESRLKHHNYGATPSTKSGAPNWRIVHKEILPDKSSALKRELEINSKIDPNKVYPFSRQETSSEQVLSFPL from the coding sequence ATGTACTTTGTTTATATCCTTTACTCTTCAAAGACCGATAAATTTTACATCGGATCTACTGATGATCTGGAATCCCGTCTAAAACACCACAACTACGGAGCTACACCCTCAACCAAATCTGGAGCTCCAAATTGGCGCATCGTACATAAAGAAATATTGCCCGACAAGTCTTCCGCACTGAAACGGGAACTTGAAATCAATTCAAAAATTGATCCCAATAAGGTATATCCTTTCTCCCGTCAAGAAACCTCTTCAGAACAGGTTTTAAGTTTTCCTTTATAG